A genomic stretch from Oleomonas cavernae includes:
- the glnA gene encoding type I glutamate--ammonia ligase: MSDAKTVLQLIKDKGIKYVSLRFTDFKGKWQHLAMDESVVDEDLFTDGTMFDGSSIAGWKPINESDMILMPDPATAVIDPFCAQPTLVIFCDILEPATGEGYSRDPRSVAKRAEAYVSYTGLGDTVYIGPEAEFFVFDDVKWKVAMNKVSYEIDDIEGPYNTDKSFEGGNLGYRPAVKGGYFPVPPVDTLNDMRGEMLSVMGEMGLPIEKHHHEVAASQHELGIKFTTLVRAADFIQIYKFVVQNVAYQYGKTATFMPKPIKGDNGSGMHVHQSIWKGGNSTFAGDKYAGLSDTCLYYIGGIIKHAKAINAFTNPTTNSYKRLIPGFEAPVLLAYSARNRSASCRIPYGTSPKAKRVEVRFPDPLANPYLAFSAMLMAGIDGIQNKIHPGEPMDKDLYHLPPEELAQVPTVCGSLREALEALDKGRSFLTKGGVFTDDLIDAYIALKWEEVYNYEHTPHPVEFDMYYTA; the protein is encoded by the coding sequence CGCTTCACCGACTTCAAGGGCAAGTGGCAGCACCTGGCCATGGACGAGAGCGTGGTCGACGAGGACCTGTTCACCGACGGCACCATGTTCGACGGCTCGTCGATCGCCGGCTGGAAGCCGATCAACGAGTCGGACATGATCCTGATGCCGGATCCGGCGACCGCGGTCATCGACCCCTTCTGTGCCCAGCCCACGCTGGTGATCTTCTGCGACATTCTCGAGCCTGCGACCGGTGAAGGTTACAGCCGCGATCCGCGTTCGGTCGCCAAGCGCGCCGAGGCCTATGTCAGCTACACCGGCCTGGGCGACACCGTCTACATCGGCCCCGAGGCCGAGTTCTTCGTGTTCGACGATGTCAAGTGGAAGGTCGCGATGAACAAGGTCTCGTACGAGATCGACGACATCGAAGGCCCCTACAACACCGACAAGTCCTTCGAGGGCGGCAACCTCGGCTACCGTCCCGCGGTCAAGGGCGGTTACTTCCCGGTGCCGCCGGTCGACACCCTGAACGACATGCGCGGCGAGATGCTGTCGGTCATGGGCGAGATGGGCCTGCCGATCGAGAAGCACCACCACGAAGTGGCCGCTTCGCAGCACGAGCTGGGCATCAAGTTCACCACCCTGGTGCGCGCCGCCGACTTCATCCAGATCTACAAGTTCGTGGTCCAGAACGTCGCCTATCAGTACGGCAAGACCGCGACCTTCATGCCCAAGCCGATCAAGGGCGACAACGGTTCGGGCATGCACGTCCACCAGTCGATCTGGAAGGGCGGCAACTCGACCTTCGCCGGCGACAAGTATGCCGGCCTGTCGGACACCTGCCTGTACTACATCGGCGGCATCATCAAGCACGCGAAGGCAATCAACGCCTTCACGAACCCGACCACCAACAGCTACAAGCGCCTGATTCCGGGCTTCGAGGCCCCCGTGCTGCTGGCCTACTCGGCCCGCAACCGTTCGGCCTCGTGCCGTATCCCCTACGGCACCAGCCCGAAGGCCAAGCGCGTCGAAGTGCGCTTCCCCGATCCGCTGGCGAACCCCTACCTGGCGTTCTCGGCCATGCTGATGGCCGGCATCGACGGCATCCAGAACAAGATCCATCCCGGCGAGCCGATGGACAAGGATCTGTACCACCTGCCGCCGGAAGAACTGGCCCAGGTCCCGACCGTCTGCGGCTCCCTGCGCGAAGCGCTGGAAGCCCTGGACAAGGGCCGCTCGTTCCTGACCAAGGGCGGCGTGTTCACCGACGACCTGATCGACGCCTACATCGCCCTGAAGTGGGAAGAGGTCTACAACTACGAACACACGCCGCACCCGGTCGAGTTCGACATGTACTACACCGCCTGA